From one Nonomuraea polychroma genomic stretch:
- a CDS encoding PucR family transcriptional regulator, producing the protein MTTKVSVEDLLRSPALQLRLLAGEAGLGRSVSWAHVSELDDPTPWLLGAEVIMTTGIAIPRQAARQRAYLERLDDAGVSALALSAQLHVPPLHHTFIEAAEERGFPVLEVPLAVPFIAIAQEVAAAVQEDARHRLGAQLQVFGALRWLAAEDLDTATLFKRLERLSGYEVYLCTPQGRSLLPGVPVPDVAVLPSQPEAPPTIPGGFVLPVPAPGGPAGFLVAFERQGARPAGLAVVQHIATVAALQVAMARHERETLRRQGAETLSELLQDVLDPAAARRRLVRMGLPVDAELALLVIRNVPDEAIHAALDDQPHLMLRRGDDRYVLGSPALGAAIAALPDVAAGMSRPFPAGESLQVPKREAGWAASSAAESGRALVHYGDDTTGRWLPDDPWALTALVENVLGKVLAYDSAHGSHLLTSVRTWMERDRRTEEAATALHIHPNTLAYRLRRFAELTGRDLTSTAAFAEVWLALRAGRQLGLVD; encoded by the coding sequence GTGACCACAAAAGTGTCAGTGGAGGACCTGCTGCGCTCTCCGGCCCTCCAGCTGCGGCTGCTGGCCGGCGAGGCGGGACTGGGACGGTCGGTGTCGTGGGCGCACGTCAGCGAGCTCGACGACCCCACGCCCTGGCTGCTCGGCGCGGAGGTCATCATGACGACGGGCATCGCGATCCCGCGCCAGGCCGCCCGGCAACGGGCCTATCTGGAACGGCTCGACGACGCGGGCGTGTCCGCGCTCGCCCTGTCGGCCCAGCTGCACGTGCCGCCGCTGCACCACACCTTCATCGAGGCCGCTGAGGAGCGGGGGTTCCCCGTGCTCGAGGTGCCGCTGGCGGTGCCGTTCATCGCGATCGCCCAGGAGGTGGCCGCGGCCGTGCAGGAGGACGCCAGGCACCGCCTCGGCGCGCAACTCCAGGTGTTCGGAGCGCTGCGCTGGCTGGCGGCCGAGGACCTCGACACTGCGACGTTGTTCAAACGCCTCGAACGGCTGTCCGGCTACGAGGTCTACCTCTGCACCCCGCAGGGGCGGTCGTTGTTGCCGGGAGTGCCGGTGCCCGATGTCGCCGTGCTCCCTTCCCAGCCGGAAGCGCCGCCCACCATTCCCGGTGGCTTCGTCCTGCCCGTGCCGGCGCCGGGCGGGCCCGCGGGCTTTCTCGTCGCCTTCGAGCGCCAGGGCGCCAGGCCCGCCGGGCTGGCCGTGGTGCAGCACATCGCCACGGTGGCCGCTCTGCAGGTGGCCATGGCGCGCCACGAGCGCGAGACATTGCGCCGCCAAGGTGCGGAGACCCTGTCCGAGCTGCTCCAGGACGTGCTCGACCCGGCCGCGGCGCGGCGGCGGCTGGTCAGAATGGGGTTGCCCGTGGATGCCGAGCTGGCCCTCCTCGTGATCAGGAACGTGCCCGACGAGGCCATCCACGCCGCGCTCGACGATCAGCCGCACCTCATGCTGCGCAGGGGCGACGACCGCTACGTGCTCGGCTCACCCGCACTCGGCGCCGCGATCGCCGCGCTGCCGGACGTGGCGGCGGGCATGAGCAGGCCGTTCCCGGCAGGGGAGTCCCTGCAGGTTCCCAAACGGGAGGCGGGGTGGGCGGCGTCCTCGGCCGCCGAGTCGGGCCGCGCTCTGGTCCACTACGGTGACGACACCACCGGCAGGTGGCTGCCCGACGACCCGTGGGCGCTCACCGCCCTGGTGGAGAACGTCCTCGGGAAGGTGCTCGCCTACGACTCCGCGCACGGCTCCCACCTGCTGACGTCCGTGCGGACGTGGATGGAGCGCGACCGGCGCACCGAGGAAGCCGCGACCGCGCTGCACATCCATCCCAACACGCTGGCGTACCGGCTGCGCAGGTTCGCCGAGCTGACGGGCCGCGATCTGACGTCCACCGCGGCGTTCGCCGAGGTCTGGCTGGCCCTGCGGGCCGGCCGCCAGCTCGGCCTCGTGGACTGA
- a CDS encoding TetR/AcrR family transcriptional regulator, producing the protein MVRLTRAQQQERTRAAVLAAAREEFAERGYADAKIDRIAERAELTRGAVYSNFPSKRALYLAVLVDSIEHADVATAPSPPALDEAVGAFASVWLERLPLTGDTPAGGSLRLRSLAGVVDDEPGRVVLAQVTKLEALLLALVLESRAPRHPRRVRLAELILTLLNGAGHLAGTAPGFGDPFDVARACRHLTGLDLADTWDPPHLAYVAPAQAAEDPWDPPAELPDQITGRPAGFDADGVIAVLGATRLEAAEEAVRAARPGDRITVAVVTDDPAEIGRLVRLRISDLAGCLRPVFAPDAWPDLRLVLDEHAALASAVGIPDPGDATEAAVRIQAGRIIARAQGRGAAHSAAAAQWPGMPR; encoded by the coding sequence ATGGTCCGGCTGACCCGGGCGCAACAACAGGAACGCACCCGAGCGGCCGTGCTGGCCGCGGCAAGGGAGGAGTTCGCCGAGCGGGGATACGCCGACGCCAAGATCGACCGGATCGCGGAGCGCGCCGAGCTGACCCGTGGCGCGGTCTACTCCAACTTCCCGAGCAAACGCGCGCTCTACCTGGCGGTCCTCGTCGACTCGATCGAGCACGCGGACGTGGCGACGGCGCCGTCGCCACCGGCCCTGGACGAGGCAGTGGGCGCGTTCGCAAGCGTCTGGCTCGAACGGCTGCCGTTGACCGGCGACACCCCTGCCGGCGGCAGCCTGCGGTTGCGCTCGCTGGCCGGCGTGGTCGACGACGAGCCGGGCCGCGTCGTGCTGGCGCAGGTGACCAAGCTGGAGGCGCTGCTGCTGGCGCTCGTGCTGGAGTCCCGCGCACCACGCCATCCGAGGCGGGTACGCCTGGCCGAGCTGATCCTCACGCTGCTGAACGGAGCCGGGCACCTGGCCGGCACGGCGCCGGGATTCGGCGACCCCTTCGACGTGGCACGCGCCTGCCGGCACCTGACCGGTCTCGACCTGGCCGACACGTGGGACCCGCCGCACCTGGCCTACGTCGCGCCGGCGCAAGCCGCCGAGGACCCGTGGGACCCGCCCGCGGAGTTGCCGGACCAGATCACCGGCCGCCCGGCCGGATTCGACGCCGACGGTGTGATCGCGGTCCTCGGCGCCACCCGGCTGGAGGCGGCCGAGGAAGCCGTCCGCGCCGCCCGCCCGGGCGACCGGATCACCGTGGCCGTCGTGACGGACGACCCCGCCGAGATCGGGCGGCTCGTACGGCTGAGGATCAGCGACCTGGCCGGCTGCCTGCGACCTGTGTTCGCACCGGACGCCTGGCCGGACCTCCGCCTCGTCCTCGACGAGCACGCCGCCCTCGCCTCCGCCGTCGGAATCCCGGATCCCGGCGATGCCACCGAAGCCGCGGTACGCATCCAGGCGGGCAGGATCATCGCCCGGGCACAGGGACGAGGCGCCGCCCACTCCGCGGCGGCGGCTCAGTGGCCTGGGATGCCAAGGTGA
- a CDS encoding GTP-binding protein, translating into MGYAASEPGTTAVASALAIKILIAGGFGVGKTTMVGTISEIRPLHTEELLSERGVGVDDTSGVEAKTTTTVALDFGRITIRQGLWLYLFGTPGQDRFWFMWDELALGALGAVVLADTRRLEDCFPAVDYFEQRGVPFVVGVNCFEGARRHDPAKVRRALSLSEHIPIVLCDVRERESVKRVLTTLLTYAVEGQGPHGPP; encoded by the coding sequence ATGGGCTACGCAGCCTCTGAGCCGGGGACGACCGCGGTCGCCTCGGCCTTGGCCATCAAGATCCTCATCGCGGGCGGCTTCGGCGTCGGCAAGACGACCATGGTGGGCACGATCAGCGAGATCCGGCCACTGCACACGGAGGAGCTGCTGAGCGAGCGGGGTGTCGGCGTGGACGACACCTCGGGCGTGGAGGCCAAGACCACGACCACGGTGGCCCTGGATTTCGGCCGCATCACGATCCGCCAAGGGCTGTGGTTGTACCTGTTCGGCACGCCCGGGCAGGACCGGTTCTGGTTCATGTGGGACGAGCTGGCCCTCGGCGCGCTCGGCGCGGTCGTGCTCGCCGACACCCGCCGCCTGGAGGACTGCTTCCCGGCGGTGGACTACTTCGAGCAGCGCGGCGTGCCGTTCGTCGTCGGGGTCAACTGCTTCGAGGGCGCCCGCCGCCACGATCCCGCGAAGGTGCGGCGGGCGCTGTCGCTGAGCGAGCACATCCCGATCGTGCTGTGCGACGTGCGCGAGCGCGAGTCGGTCAAGCGCGTGCTCACCACGCTGCTCACGTACGCGGTGGAAGGCCAAGGGCCGCACGGGCCGCCATGA
- a CDS encoding DUF742 domain-containing protein has protein sequence MTGEDPGPLIRLYGLTGGRARPQGETFDLVAIVTTLGAGFTAYESAELIPEHRAVLSLCRRPTPVADVAAHLRLPLNVTRVILGDLRREGFVSIDRPRPAAQTIDERIYREVLHGLRSL, from the coding sequence GTGACAGGGGAGGATCCTGGGCCGCTGATCCGGCTGTACGGGCTGACCGGGGGCAGGGCGCGCCCGCAGGGTGAGACGTTCGACCTGGTGGCCATCGTCACAACGCTCGGCGCGGGCTTCACTGCTTACGAGTCCGCCGAGCTGATCCCGGAGCATCGCGCCGTGTTGTCGTTGTGCCGCAGGCCCACGCCGGTGGCGGATGTCGCGGCGCACCTCAGGCTGCCCCTCAACGTCACCCGGGTGATCCTGGGCGATCTGCGGCGCGAGGGTTTTGTCTCCATCGACCGCCCGCGCCCCGCGGCGCAGACGATCGACGAACGTATCTACAGGGAAGTGCTGCATGGGCTACGCAGCCTCTGA
- a CDS encoding roadblock/LC7 domain-containing protein has product MPDPRSELSWLLDDLTQRVPGIRHAIVLSADGLTMGGSRELTREDAEHLSAISAGSHSLAMGAGRHFGLGGVRQTIIELEGGFLFVTAAGQGARLAVLASGDAELGMVTYEMALMVKRVGEHLSAQPRGAAPAPAWNGARP; this is encoded by the coding sequence ATGCCCGACCCCAGAAGTGAACTGAGCTGGCTGCTCGACGACCTCACCCAGCGCGTCCCCGGCATCCGGCACGCCATCGTGCTGTCCGCCGACGGGCTGACCATGGGCGGCTCCCGGGAGCTCACCCGGGAGGACGCCGAGCACCTGTCCGCGATCTCCGCCGGCAGCCACAGCCTCGCCATGGGCGCGGGACGCCATTTCGGCCTGGGCGGCGTGCGGCAGACGATCATCGAGTTGGAAGGCGGCTTCCTGTTCGTCACCGCGGCGGGTCAGGGCGCCCGGCTGGCCGTGCTCGCCTCCGGCGACGCCGAGCTGGGCATGGTCACGTACGAGATGGCGCTCATGGTCAAGCGAGTCGGCGAGCACCTCTCCGCGCAGCCGAGGGGAGCGGCACCGGCACCGGCCTGGAACGGCGCAAGACCGTGA
- a CDS encoding nitrate- and nitrite sensing domain-containing protein, translating to MSSPPTIRTKLLRILLLPLVSMVALWGFIAYSSVEEIVTVSQAQNRWEDIGSPVLQLIVELQRERQLSAEAAGETGASVPLAHQRRVTDAKAEQLRQVIGSVDVESDGETPAQVRALVQALDGLRSLRESADGGVLAPPLAVTDAYNRLIEVANKQFNDRDALSDVSSFRSVRGMAAYSAAAEYLGREHAVLTNTMVQRRMTPTDRAAFVAAFTSRRIVFANAERDVGPELRVKFDKLVESAAYKRLVDTEDELFTWDTSGGAPPVDPAEWKSDTDSMLGAIYLDTRRELDRTAAEAESVKTGAYWRIGLVLVLGLAAVLASVALSYRFGRSLIDELKKLQASAAEMAEQRLPRLVERLRRGDDVDPATEAPVLDPADTAEVDRLVHAFSEVRRTAVEAAVGQASLRKGVSQVFLNLARRNQALLHRQLSLLDTMERRVEEPDVLEDLFKLDHLTTRMRRHAENLIILSDSAPARRWRDPVPLYDVVRSAVLEVEDYTRVTVAPMPNAPLLIGAAVTDVIHLVAELVENATVFSPPDTSVQIRSMTAANGFALEVEDRGLGLSQATLDELNARLAQPPEFDLADSDRLGLFVVSRLAARHGIKISLRRSPYDGTTAIVLLPSVLLAGAEAPPVAAPQRPADHGARRAPASRPLRALGTAPDLNIPVGLDVPDSTPDARDPEPEHVTWFEANPAPKPRPANGIGPVNGPTPGNGLGAGSAAEPGTRPAPRKTPGAAKPSTPAVEWSVTVPAQETAEDLDGLPMRIPQASMAPQLRATRRVEPRAVSARSPEEHAQLMSSMQRGWQQGRRQADQGPDMWNRKDDHPDARPQK from the coding sequence ATGAGCTCGCCCCCGACGATCCGTACCAAGCTGCTCAGGATCCTCCTGCTTCCGCTGGTCTCCATGGTCGCCTTGTGGGGGTTCATCGCCTACTCCAGCGTGGAGGAGATCGTCACGGTCTCCCAGGCGCAGAATCGCTGGGAGGACATCGGTTCGCCGGTGCTGCAGTTGATCGTCGAACTGCAGCGGGAGCGGCAGCTGTCCGCCGAGGCGGCGGGCGAAACCGGGGCGTCCGTGCCTCTGGCCCATCAGCGGCGGGTCACCGACGCCAAGGCCGAGCAACTGCGCCAGGTCATCGGATCCGTTGACGTCGAGTCGGACGGCGAGACCCCGGCCCAGGTGCGCGCGCTGGTGCAGGCGCTCGACGGGTTACGGTCGCTGCGCGAGTCCGCCGACGGGGGCGTGCTGGCCCCGCCGCTGGCGGTCACCGACGCGTACAACAGACTGATCGAGGTCGCCAACAAGCAGTTCAACGACCGTGACGCGCTGAGCGACGTCTCGTCCTTCCGCTCGGTACGCGGGATGGCCGCCTACAGCGCGGCGGCGGAGTACCTGGGCCGGGAGCACGCGGTGCTCACCAACACGATGGTGCAGCGCAGGATGACGCCCACCGACCGCGCCGCGTTCGTCGCCGCGTTCACCAGCCGCCGGATCGTCTTCGCCAACGCCGAGCGCGACGTCGGCCCCGAGCTGCGGGTGAAATTCGACAAGCTCGTCGAGAGCGCCGCGTACAAGCGGCTGGTGGACACCGAGGACGAGTTGTTCACGTGGGACACCAGCGGTGGCGCGCCGCCGGTCGACCCCGCCGAGTGGAAGAGCGACACCGACTCCATGCTCGGCGCGATCTACCTCGACACGCGGCGAGAGCTCGACCGCACCGCGGCGGAGGCCGAGTCGGTGAAGACCGGGGCGTACTGGCGGATCGGGCTGGTCCTGGTCCTCGGCCTGGCGGCGGTGCTCGCGTCGGTGGCGCTGTCGTACCGGTTCGGCCGCTCGCTGATCGACGAGCTCAAGAAACTGCAGGCGTCGGCGGCCGAGATGGCTGAGCAGCGGCTGCCCCGGCTGGTCGAGCGGCTGCGCCGCGGCGACGACGTGGACCCCGCCACCGAGGCCCCCGTCCTCGACCCGGCCGACACCGCCGAGGTCGATCGCCTGGTGCACGCCTTCTCCGAGGTGCGGCGCACGGCGGTCGAGGCCGCGGTGGGGCAGGCGAGCCTGCGCAAGGGCGTCAGCCAGGTCTTCCTCAACCTGGCCCGGCGTAACCAGGCGCTGCTCCACCGCCAGCTCTCGTTGCTCGACACCATGGAGCGGCGGGTCGAGGAGCCCGACGTCCTGGAGGACCTGTTCAAGCTCGACCACCTGACCACCCGCATGCGGCGGCACGCGGAGAACCTGATCATCCTGTCCGACTCCGCCCCCGCCCGGCGCTGGCGTGACCCGGTGCCGCTGTACGACGTCGTCCGCTCGGCGGTGCTGGAGGTCGAGGACTACACCCGCGTCACCGTCGCGCCCATGCCCAACGCGCCGCTGCTGATCGGCGCGGCCGTCACCGACGTGATCCACCTGGTCGCCGAGCTGGTGGAGAACGCCACCGTCTTCTCCCCGCCCGACACGAGCGTGCAGATCCGCAGCATGACAGCGGCCAACGGCTTCGCGCTCGAGGTGGAGGACCGGGGCCTGGGACTGAGTCAGGCCACCCTCGACGAGCTCAACGCCCGGCTGGCGCAGCCTCCGGAGTTCGACCTGGCCGACAGCGACCGGCTCGGGTTGTTCGTGGTGTCCAGGCTGGCGGCGCGGCACGGAATCAAGATCTCGCTGCGGCGTTCCCCGTACGACGGGACCACCGCGATCGTGCTGCTGCCCTCCGTGTTGCTCGCCGGCGCCGAAGCCCCGCCCGTCGCGGCGCCGCAGCGGCCGGCGGACCACGGCGCACGCCGAGCTCCGGCGAGCCGGCCCCTGCGGGCGCTCGGCACGGCGCCGGACCTGAACATCCCGGTCGGCCTGGACGTTCCGGACAGTACGCCGGATGCCCGTGACCCGGAGCCCGAGCACGTGACCTGGTTCGAGGCGAACCCCGCGCCGAAACCGCGTCCGGCGAACGGCATCGGGCCGGTGAACGGACCGACGCCGGGCAACGGCCTGGGAGCCGGGTCCGCCGCCGAGCCGGGCACCAGGCCGGCGCCGAGGAAGACACCCGGCGCCGCCAAGCCCTCCACCCCGGCCGTCGAGTGGAGCGTCACGGTGCCGGCTCAGGAGACGGCCGAGGACCTCGACGGGCTGCCGATGCGGATACCGCAGGCCAGCATGGCTCCCCAGCTGCGTGCCACCAGGCGCGTGGAGCCGCGCGCGGTCTCGGCGCGCTCGCCGGAGGAGCACGCACAACTCATGTCCTCCATGCAACGCGGCTGGCAGCAAGGTCGCCGGCAGGCGGATCAGGGACCAGACATGTGGAACCGAAAGGACGACCATCCCGATGCCCGACCCCAGAAGTGA